TAAATTAGAAGTTCCTAATGTAGCAGCCGTTCCTACCACTTTTACATCATCAATTCTATAGTTACCATTACTACTTGTAACAGAAGACCACCTAAGGCTTAAAGTTGTAGCATTCTCTACCTGTACTGGCAACTGAATAGCTACACCACCATTTACAAGAGCCCAAGAAGCACTATTTTTAGAATAGGTATAAGCTACACTATTCCATGTAACTCCATCTACACTCCATTGAAAATCAACATTTTGAGAAAAAGTACCAGTTCCTCTACCAGCCCAGATAATATTAATATTACTGTATCCAATGGTTGATAAAGAATAGGTTAATGTGTGAGTAACTCCTCCTGATCCTATCCCATAAAATACCGCATTCGCTCCTCCTGAAGCTCCGGCATATGAAGTTGAGGCAGAAGCTGTACTCCCGGCCCATCCATTAGTAGTATTTGTACTTGTCCAGCCTGTAGGTAAAGTATTATTTGTAGTTCCAAAAGTTTCAGACAAAAGAGTTGTCTGTCCAAATGCCGTTACCGCAAAAATTGTTGCTGCAACTAACGAATAAAGTTTTTTCATGATTAAAAAATTTTTGTTATTAATAATTTCGGACGCTAAATTACGTCGATTTTTTATTACTCCACAATATTTGGATTAAATTTCTGTTAATAATAGTTAATCCATTGCTGTTATTATTTTTTAAGTATTTTTACCAATTATTTTTCAGGAATTGCGGAATTTTATTATCCTAGTCGTTTTGTTTTTCTTAGGCATATTTTCAGGAAATGCTCAGGTATTTTCGTGGAAAAATCCCAACATTCCTCAAGACAGCGTAAAAAGAGACAGTATTCTCGCAGCAAGGCTGGAGCAGGACCTTTTTGTGAAAGATACCCTAGACTTTATCAGAACCAATAATAAGATTATTATTGATGAAGCTGTGCTCGCTAAAAA
This genomic window from Chryseobacterium sp. MEBOG06 contains:
- a CDS encoding T9SS type A sorting domain-containing protein; protein product: MKKLYSLVAATIFAVTAFGQTTLLSETFGTTNNTLPTGWTSTNTTNGWAGSTASASTSYAGASGGANAVFYGIGSGGVTHTLTYSLSTIGYSNINIIWAGRGTGTFSQNVDFQWSVDGVTWNSVAYTYSKNSASWALVNGGVAIQLPVQVENATTLSLRWSSVTSSNGNYRIDDVKVVGTAATLGTSNLNKSKAVFVKNTVVNNDITFGAKSDVKIFNIAGQVVKSAAVSENQSLNVSDLKEGTYIVTGTVNGKNVSEKVIKK